The Nitriliruptor alkaliphilus DSM 45188 genome includes a region encoding these proteins:
- a CDS encoding ROK family protein translates to MIDHVGVGHDAVRRANLSRVLRRLHADGPATRADLTVSSGLNRSTIGALVTDLASRQLVTEGEARATGAPGRPSPTVSVRTDRCVVLALDIGVDSIAAATFVLGGSRRRLLRIDRPRGRTPIDTTVEDLGALADDLLGDLTRRHRLLGIGVSVVGLVRTTDGLVHAAPNLGWQDAPLAGLLRARLRRRVPIQIANDADAGVLAERVRGAGRGVDDLVYVSGEVGVGGGVIVGGRPLRGTGGYAGEIGHMSVDAAGLPCVCGAVGCWETRIGESALLRLAGEPEDGGREAVDRVLAAADAGDEGALGALEELGRWLSIGLGALVNIFDPELVILGRLHARLHPYVSHHAEEHLATRTLVGRRSAVRVVPAELDDSCLVGAAELAFEPILADPTSVRPARVAVSA, encoded by the coding sequence GTGATCGATCACGTCGGCGTCGGGCACGACGCCGTCCGCCGCGCCAACCTGTCGCGCGTGCTGCGTCGACTGCACGCGGACGGTCCTGCGACGCGTGCCGACCTCACCGTGAGCAGTGGCCTCAACCGCAGCACCATCGGGGCGCTGGTCACCGACCTCGCCAGCCGCCAACTGGTCACGGAGGGCGAGGCGCGCGCGACCGGTGCGCCGGGGCGCCCGTCCCCGACGGTGTCGGTCCGCACCGACCGCTGCGTCGTCCTCGCCCTCGACATCGGGGTGGACTCCATCGCGGCCGCCACCTTCGTCCTCGGTGGCTCCCGTCGCCGTCTGCTCAGGATCGATCGACCGCGGGGACGGACCCCGATCGACACCACGGTCGAGGACCTCGGGGCGCTCGCCGACGACCTGCTCGGTGACCTGACCCGCCGCCACCGTCTGCTGGGCATCGGCGTCTCGGTCGTCGGGCTGGTCCGCACGACCGACGGGCTGGTGCACGCCGCGCCGAACCTCGGGTGGCAGGACGCGCCGTTGGCGGGGCTCCTACGTGCACGTCTCCGCCGTCGCGTGCCGATCCAGATCGCCAACGACGCCGACGCCGGCGTCCTGGCCGAGCGCGTCCGCGGTGCGGGTCGCGGCGTCGACGATCTCGTGTACGTCTCGGGTGAGGTCGGCGTCGGCGGCGGCGTCATCGTCGGCGGCCGACCGCTGCGTGGGACGGGGGGCTACGCGGGCGAGATCGGTCACATGAGTGTCGATGCCGCCGGCCTGCCGTGCGTGTGCGGGGCCGTCGGTTGCTGGGAGACACGGATCGGTGAGTCCGCGCTCCTGCGGCTCGCGGGCGAACCGGAGGACGGCGGTCGTGAGGCTGTGGACCGGGTGCTCGCCGCGGCCGATGCCGGCGACGAGGGGGCGCTCGGCGCGCTCGAGGAGCTCGGCAGGTGGCTGAGCATCGGGCTCGGGGCGCTGGTCAACATCTTCGACCCCGAGCTCGTGATCCTCGGCCGCCTGCACGCCCGCCTGCACCCCTACGTCAGCCACCACGCCGAGGAGCACCTGGCCACGCGCACCCTGGTCGGCCGTCGTAGCGCCGTCCGGGTCGTGCCCGCCGAACTCGACGACTCGTGCCTCGTCGGCGCCGCCGAGCTCGCGTTCGAGCCGATCCTCGCCGACCCGACCTCGGTGCGTCCGGCACGCGTTGCGGTCTCGGCCTGA
- the xylA gene encoding xylose isomerase: MDLTPTPEDRFAFGLWTVGHSGRDPFGDATRPAIDPSETVRRLAELGAHGINFHDDDLLPPELDADENAARLKRFRQALDDTGMQVVTATTNLFFHPVFKDGAFTANDPAVRRYALQKTMRAIDLGAELGATTYVFWGGREGVEAMAAKPVEDALDRYKEAIDFLCGYVRDRGYDLRFALEPKPNEPRGDTFLPTVGHCLAFIERLEHPDMVGVNPETAHETMAGLSFYHAVGQALWAGKLFHIDLNAQKIGRYDQDLRFGSEGIKDAFFLVRLLESGGYDGPRHFDARPYRVDVAEGIWDFAAGCMRTYLALKHKAAAFDRDPEVRAALDAALVPQLGETTVGPYTPGAAQRLLEEQHDLDALARRDLRNEQLDQLVIDALLGLR, encoded by the coding sequence ATCGACCTGACCCCCACCCCGGAGGACCGCTTCGCGTTCGGTCTGTGGACCGTCGGCCACTCGGGCCGCGACCCGTTCGGCGACGCGACCCGGCCGGCGATCGACCCGTCCGAGACGGTCCGCCGCCTCGCTGAACTCGGTGCCCACGGGATCAACTTCCACGACGACGATCTGCTGCCGCCCGAGCTCGACGCCGACGAGAACGCCGCACGTCTGAAGCGGTTCCGGCAGGCGCTCGACGACACCGGCATGCAGGTCGTGACGGCGACGACCAACCTGTTCTTCCACCCGGTCTTCAAGGACGGGGCGTTCACCGCCAACGACCCGGCGGTGCGCCGGTACGCGCTGCAGAAGACGATGCGTGCCATCGATCTCGGGGCCGAGCTCGGCGCTACGACCTACGTCTTCTGGGGCGGCCGTGAGGGTGTCGAGGCGATGGCGGCCAAGCCCGTCGAGGACGCGCTCGATCGCTACAAGGAGGCCATCGACTTCCTGTGCGGCTACGTCCGTGATCGCGGGTACGACCTGCGTTTCGCCCTCGAGCCGAAGCCCAACGAGCCGCGCGGCGACACCTTCCTGCCCACCGTCGGGCACTGCCTGGCGTTCATCGAACGGCTCGAACACCCGGACATGGTGGGGGTCAACCCGGAGACCGCGCACGAGACGATGGCCGGGCTCAGCTTCTACCACGCCGTCGGCCAGGCGCTCTGGGCCGGCAAGCTGTTCCACATCGACCTCAACGCCCAGAAGATCGGGCGCTACGACCAGGACCTGCGGTTCGGTTCCGAGGGCATCAAGGACGCCTTCTTCCTGGTCAGGCTCCTCGAGAGCGGCGGTTACGACGGCCCCCGGCACTTCGACGCTCGCCCGTACCGGGTCGACGTGGCCGAGGGGATCTGGGACTTCGCTGCCGGGTGCATGCGGACCTACCTGGCGCTCAAGCACAAGGCGGCTGCCTTCGATCGCGACCCCGAGGTCCGTGCAGCCCTCGACGCGGCGCTCGTCCCACAGCTCGGTGAGACGACCGTCGGCCCCTACACGCCAGGTGCTGCCCAGCGGCTGCTCGAGGAGCAGCACGACCTCGATGCGCTGGCACGGCGCGACCTGCGCAACGAGCAGCTGGATCAGCTCGTGATCGACGCGTTGCTCGGACTGCGCTGA
- a CDS encoding NAD(P)H-quinone dehydrogenase, with translation MNSATSSNRATHGRQRIVILGGGPAGYEAALVAAELAAEVTIVSDEGLGGNSVLWDCVPSKALIVAAEAMDWVHTADALGVHLASGLRPDRNVVDFPKVATNVLALGANQSRDIERRVAAGEIRVVRGRGRLSGSHEVTVALSDGGSEVLPADYVLIGTGSTARVLPFFEPDGERVLVGQQLYGLPEVPERLIVVGSGATGAEFANAFTRFGSEVTLVSSRDLILPTEDPDAAQVIESSFERRGMTILRNARAVGCERRGDEVVVTLKDGSEVVGSHVLFTVGQVPSSGDLGLETVGVEVNAWGGIDVDAVGRTSCRWVYAAGDVVGRVMLASVAAMQGRTAMWHALGQAVQPIRWDAVAATIFTDPEVATVGMSSEDAAQEGVPIETARLDFRSNPRAKMIHGTDGFVKVHAQIGSGTVVGGVVVASRASDLIQPLAVAVQNRLTVAQVAQTITVYPSMTGSVAEAARMLMARLDA, from the coding sequence GTGAACAGCGCTACCTCCTCCAACCGTGCCACGCACGGCCGCCAGCGGATCGTCATCCTCGGTGGTGGGCCGGCCGGCTACGAGGCAGCGCTGGTCGCGGCGGAGCTCGCCGCGGAGGTGACCATCGTCTCCGACGAGGGGCTCGGCGGGAACTCGGTGCTGTGGGACTGCGTGCCCTCCAAGGCGCTGATCGTCGCGGCCGAGGCCATGGACTGGGTCCACACCGCGGACGCCCTCGGCGTCCACCTTGCGTCCGGCCTCCGGCCCGACCGCAACGTGGTGGACTTCCCGAAGGTCGCCACCAACGTCCTCGCCCTCGGTGCCAACCAGTCCCGCGACATCGAGCGTCGTGTCGCCGCCGGTGAGATCCGGGTCGTCCGCGGCCGCGGACGGTTGTCGGGCTCGCACGAGGTGACGGTGGCACTCAGCGACGGCGGCAGCGAGGTCCTACCCGCGGACTACGTGCTGATCGGGACCGGCTCGACCGCCCGGGTCCTGCCGTTCTTCGAGCCGGACGGAGAGCGGGTCCTGGTCGGCCAACAGCTCTACGGTCTGCCGGAGGTCCCCGAACGCCTCATCGTGGTCGGGTCCGGTGCCACGGGGGCGGAGTTCGCCAACGCCTTCACCCGCTTCGGGTCGGAGGTGACGCTGGTCTCGTCCCGCGATCTGATCCTGCCGACCGAGGACCCTGACGCCGCCCAGGTCATCGAGTCCTCCTTCGAACGGCGCGGGATGACGATCCTGCGCAACGCCCGTGCCGTTGGCTGCGAGCGCCGAGGCGACGAGGTCGTGGTCACCCTCAAGGACGGCAGCGAGGTCGTCGGCAGCCACGTGCTGTTCACCGTCGGACAGGTACCGAGCTCGGGTGACCTCGGGCTCGAGACGGTCGGCGTCGAGGTGAACGCCTGGGGCGGGATCGACGTCGACGCCGTGGGGCGGACCTCGTGTCGGTGGGTCTACGCCGCAGGTGATGTCGTCGGCCGCGTCATGCTGGCCTCCGTCGCGGCGATGCAGGGCCGGACGGCGATGTGGCACGCGCTCGGTCAGGCTGTGCAGCCGATCCGTTGGGACGCCGTGGCTGCCACGATCTTCACCGACCCGGAGGTGGCCACGGTCGGGATGTCGTCGGAGGACGCCGCTCAGGAGGGCGTGCCCATCGAGACCGCCCGGCTCGACTTCCGTTCGAACCCGCGCGCGAAGATGATCCACGGCACCGACGGGTTCGTGAAGGTGCACGCCCAGATCGGCTCGGGGACCGTGGTCGGTGGTGTCGTGGTCGCCTCGCGGGCGAGCGACCTCATCCAGCCGCTGGCGGTGGCGGTCCAGAACCGTCTCACGGTCGCCCAGGTCGCCCAGACCATCACCGTCTACCCGTCGATGACCGGCTCGGTCGCCGAGGCGGCCCGGATGCTCATGGCCCGCCTCGACGCCTGA
- a CDS encoding ExeM/NucH family extracellular endonuclease — MCDDLTLARGEGGSVTLTASDADGTVTEAAITDGATDGIALVDPVPADDVGGTFTVELTADDTLGARDYPVQVTFSNDDETPQSASCTATITVFLALPDDVCDVEDGELTAINQIQGPGDATPIDGEFVVTRGVVTTAFPSGGATGLPNTHGLRGFFIEAVEADRDDDPLTSEGLFVFDFHGLYDSELGDLVYVAGTAGENFEVTQISSNTFGTCTDTGLDVTLPDPAELPLPVAPGDRAELLEPLESMRVTHSELTLVEFFQLERFGDVRLSSGGVFDNPTNVVSPHDDEAYNAIVDFNAANNIILSSGRTAQNINRPGPEGTPPLPFLEPGDTLRIGDQLIDQTFVLHYSFNNWRLQPIDIDELSEEFQKGRTRPRPHTPPDVGGSLMVASYNVLNYFDGDGQGGGFPTARGAKTLSELERQTEKLVAAITKIDADIVGLIEMENDGGEFQATRTLVEALNEEYGEEVYDFVDTGVIGTDAIKQAFIYKPSTVELTGDYAILDSSVDPRFDDTRSRPALAQTFTEIATGEAVTVTVNHLKSKGSACAAADNDPRQGNCNGVRVRAAQAIADWMNDNPTGQDAVGSLIIGDINAYAEEDPITEILDRGYVDMLKVFAPADGPVPYSFTFDATQGRLDHALADEGIAPFVTGADEWHINADETQAIDYQEGEFNFRTVEVGEQYYQPNEFRSSDHDPVLIGLDLTPEPENTPPTVEDLDIRMRERSSVTAQVVAHDPDGDPLTYSYTDPINGTLVPGSDGAFTYTPNDWFRGIEVITVTVDDGRGGTAEGTITITVRNGQGGGGGSGPGGGDPPGQMH, encoded by the coding sequence GTGTGTGACGACCTCACCCTCGCTCGCGGTGAGGGCGGCAGCGTGACGCTGACCGCGAGCGACGCGGACGGCACGGTGACCGAAGCGGCCATCACCGACGGCGCCACCGACGGCATCGCGCTGGTCGACCCCGTACCGGCCGACGACGTCGGTGGCACCTTCACGGTCGAGCTCACCGCCGACGACACCCTCGGAGCGCGCGACTACCCGGTGCAGGTGACCTTCAGCAACGACGACGAGACCCCACAGTCCGCCAGCTGCACGGCGACCATCACGGTCTTCCTCGCCCTGCCCGACGACGTGTGCGACGTCGAGGACGGCGAGCTGACCGCGATCAACCAGATCCAGGGCCCCGGAGATGCCACACCGATCGACGGTGAGTTCGTCGTGACCCGCGGTGTGGTGACGACGGCCTTCCCCTCCGGCGGTGCGACCGGTCTTCCGAACACGCACGGACTGCGTGGGTTCTTCATCGAGGCGGTCGAAGCCGACCGCGATGACGACCCGCTGACCTCCGAGGGGCTGTTCGTCTTCGACTTCCACGGCCTGTACGACTCCGAGCTCGGGGACCTGGTCTACGTCGCCGGGACCGCCGGTGAGAACTTCGAGGTCACCCAGATCTCCTCGAACACCTTCGGCACCTGCACCGACACCGGTCTGGACGTCACGCTCCCGGATCCGGCCGAGCTGCCGCTCCCCGTCGCACCCGGCGACCGAGCTGAGCTGCTCGAGCCGCTCGAGTCGATGCGGGTCACCCACTCGGAGCTGACGCTCGTCGAGTTCTTCCAGCTCGAGCGCTTCGGTGACGTCCGTCTGTCCTCCGGTGGCGTCTTCGACAACCCGACGAACGTGGTCTCCCCGCACGACGACGAGGCCTACAACGCCATCGTCGACTTCAACGCGGCCAACAACATCATCCTCTCCTCCGGACGGACCGCACAGAACATCAACCGGCCCGGCCCGGAGGGCACCCCGCCGCTGCCGTTCCTCGAGCCCGGCGACACGCTGCGCATCGGCGACCAGCTGATCGACCAGACGTTCGTCCTCCACTACTCGTTCAACAACTGGCGCCTGCAGCCGATCGACATCGACGAGCTGTCCGAGGAGTTCCAGAAGGGCCGGACCCGTCCCCGCCCGCACACCCCACCGGACGTCGGCGGCAGCCTCATGGTCGCCAGCTACAACGTCCTGAACTACTTCGACGGTGACGGCCAGGGCGGTGGCTTCCCGACCGCCCGTGGCGCCAAGACCCTGTCCGAGCTCGAGCGTCAGACCGAGAAGCTCGTCGCGGCGATCACCAAGATCGACGCCGACATCGTCGGCCTGATCGAGATGGAGAACGACGGCGGCGAGTTCCAGGCGACCCGCACGCTGGTCGAAGCGCTCAACGAGGAGTACGGCGAGGAGGTCTACGACTTCGTCGACACCGGGGTCATCGGCACCGACGCCATCAAGCAGGCGTTCATCTACAAGCCGTCGACGGTCGAACTGACCGGCGACTACGCCATCCTCGACAGTTCGGTCGACCCGCGGTTCGACGACACCCGCAGCCGGCCGGCGCTCGCCCAGACCTTCACCGAGATCGCGACGGGTGAGGCGGTCACCGTGACCGTCAACCACCTCAAGTCGAAGGGCTCCGCCTGCGCGGCGGCGGACAACGACCCACGTCAGGGCAACTGCAACGGCGTGCGCGTCCGAGCCGCACAGGCGATCGCCGACTGGATGAACGACAACCCGACGGGGCAGGACGCGGTCGGCAGCCTCATCATCGGCGACATCAACGCTTACGCCGAGGAGGACCCGATCACCGAGATCCTCGACCGGGGCTACGTCGACATGCTCAAGGTGTTCGCACCCGCGGACGGGCCGGTCCCCTACTCCTTCACCTTCGACGCGACGCAGGGCCGCCTCGACCACGCACTGGCCGACGAGGGCATCGCGCCCTTCGTCACGGGCGCCGACGAGTGGCACATCAACGCCGACGAGACCCAGGCCATCGACTACCAGGAGGGCGAGTTCAACTTCCGGACCGTCGAGGTCGGCGAGCAGTACTACCAGCCGAACGAGTTCCGCTCGTCCGACCACGACCCGGTCCTGATCGGTCTGGACCTCACGCCCGAGCCCGAGAACACCCCGCCCACCGTCGAGGACCTCGACATCCGGATGCGCGAGCGCAGCTCGGTCACCGCTCAGGTCGTCGCACACGACCCCGACGGGGACCCGCTGACCTACAGCTACACGGACCCGATCAACGGCACGCTCGTCCCAGGTTCCGACGGCGCGTTCACCTACACGCCGAACGACTGGTTCCGCGGCATCGAGGTCATCACCGTGACCGTCGACGACGGTCGTGGCGGGACCGCGGAGGGCACGATCACCATCACGGTCCGCAACGGCCAGGGCGGTGGTGGCGGTAGCGGACCGGGGGGCGGCGACCCCCCAGGCCAGATGCACTGA
- a CDS encoding lamin tail domain-containing protein — MRRRTSVFLVLALMVSLLPSLAIAAAADDDGASVVISQVYGGGGNSGAPYTNDFVEVFNRGDAPVDLSGMSIQYTSATGTGNFGANAGLLVALSGQLAPGQYHLVSLAGGATGDPLPTADTTGTINLAGASGKVALAEGNDSLGCNGGSTPCSPEQLERIVDLVGYGTADFYEGSGAAPTLSNTLAAFRADGGCTDTDDNAADFTAATPAPRNSSTDLNPCGGGEPLGALPVISQVYGGGGNSGAPYTNDFVEVFNRGDAPVDLSGMSIQYTSATGTGNFGANAGLLVALSGQLAPGQYHLVSLAGGATGDPLPTADTTGTINLAGASGKVALAEGTTASAATAARPPVRRSNSSASSTWSGTAPPTSTRAPAPPRPSPTPWPPSAPTAAAPTPTTTPPTSPQPHPHPATAAPTSTRAQVMAGMAMTTSRSSRCVTTSPSLAVRAAA, encoded by the coding sequence ATGCGTCGGCGTACCTCGGTGTTCCTCGTGCTCGCCCTGATGGTGAGCCTGCTCCCGTCGCTGGCCATCGCGGCGGCCGCCGACGACGACGGGGCCTCCGTCGTGATCAGTCAGGTGTACGGGGGTGGCGGCAACAGCGGTGCGCCCTACACCAACGACTTCGTCGAGGTCTTCAACCGCGGGGACGCACCGGTCGACCTGTCGGGCATGTCGATCCAGTACACCTCCGCGACCGGCACCGGCAACTTCGGCGCCAACGCCGGCCTGCTCGTCGCGCTGTCCGGCCAGCTCGCCCCCGGCCAGTACCACCTCGTCAGCCTCGCGGGCGGCGCCACCGGTGACCCCCTGCCCACCGCCGACACCACCGGGACCATCAACCTGGCCGGCGCCAGCGGCAAGGTCGCCCTCGCCGAGGGCAACGACAGCCTCGGCTGCAACGGCGGCTCGACCCCCTGTTCGCCGGAGCAACTCGAGCGCATCGTCGACCTGGTCGGGTACGGCACCGCCGACTTCTACGAGGGCTCCGGCGCCGCCCCGACCCTCTCCAACACCCTGGCCGCCTTCCGCGCCGACGGCGGCTGCACCGACACCGACGACAACGCCGCCGACTTCACCGCAGCCACACCCGCACCCCGCAACAGCAGCACCGACCTCAACCCCTGCGGCGGCGGGGAACCCCTCGGAGCCCTGCCGGTGATCAGTCAGGTGTACGGGGGTGGCGGCAACAGCGGTGCGCCCTACACCAACGACTTCGTCGAGGTCTTCAACCGCGGGGACGCACCGGTCGACCTGTCGGGCATGTCGATCCAGTACACCTCCGCGACCGGCACCGGCAACTTCGGCGCCAACGCCGGCCTGCTCGTCGCGCTGTCCGGCCAGCTCGCCCCCGGCCAGTACCACCTCGTCAGCCTCGCGGGCGGCGCCACCGGTGACCCCCTGCCCACCGCCGACACCACCGGGACCATCAACCTGGCCGGCGCCAGCGGCAAGGTCGCCCTCGCCGAGGGCACGACAGCCTCGGCTGCAACGGCGGCTCGACCCCCTGTTCGCCGGAGCAACTCGAGCGCATCGTCGACCTGGTCGGGTACGGCACCGCCGACTTCTACGAGGGCTCCGGCGCCGCCCCGACCCTCTCCAACACCCTGGCCGCCTTCCGCGCCGACGGCGGCTGCACCGACACCGACGACAACGCCGCCGACTTCACCGCAGCCACACCCGCACCCCGCAACAGCAGCACCGACCTCAACCCGTGCGCAGGTGATGGCGGGGATGGCGATGACAACGAGCCGGTCGTCGCGGTGTGTGACGACCTCACCCTCGCTCGCGGTGAGGGCGGCAGCGTGA
- a CDS encoding acetyl/propionyl/methylcrotonyl-CoA carboxylase subunit alpha, producing MFDAVLVANRGEIAIRVIRACRELGVRSVAVYSEVDRDAPHVRAADEAYLLGPAPAAQSYLDQDKILQVAAEAGVDAIHPGYGFFSENAHFAQACADAGLVFIGPGPEAIARMGDKLSAREVALNAGVPVVPGTLEPTDDPDVAVAFGDEHGYPVAVKAMFGGGGRGMKVVKDAASMREALEAAQREAQAAFGRGECYLERYLERPRHVEFQVLADLDGTTIHLGERDCSLQRRHQKLVEEAPAPGLSESVRQRMGEAAVKVAKEMDYVNAGTCEFLLDSDGETFYFLEMNTRLQVEHPVTEMITGVDLAQAQLRIASGEGMGLTQDDVTLTGHAIEVRINAEEPALGFVPTPGLITKLTPPQGPWVRFDTGAESDYEVPRDYDSMIAKLIVWADTRDGARHRMARALDELVLEGIPTTVTFHRLAMTHEQFAAGDHSTVSVETEWDLSSLEPQGAAAAGDGTDGPSREVTVEVAGRRLAVKVYGELAAVGGGGGGNGAKAAGARRGRGSKGGGAATAASTEDLVAPMQGTVVKYAVEEGATVAVGDLVCVLEAMKMENTINAHRAGVVGALGFAAGDVVESGAVLARIEDA from the coding sequence GTGTTCGACGCCGTCCTGGTGGCCAACCGTGGCGAGATCGCGATCCGGGTGATCCGCGCCTGCCGTGAGCTCGGGGTCCGTTCCGTGGCCGTGTACTCCGAGGTCGACCGGGACGCGCCGCACGTGCGGGCAGCCGACGAGGCCTACCTGCTCGGCCCGGCCCCAGCGGCTCAGAGCTACCTCGACCAGGACAAGATCCTGCAGGTCGCCGCCGAGGCCGGGGTGGACGCCATCCACCCGGGCTACGGGTTCTTCTCCGAGAACGCCCACTTCGCCCAGGCGTGCGCCGACGCGGGACTGGTGTTCATCGGGCCCGGGCCCGAGGCCATCGCCCGGATGGGCGACAAGCTGTCGGCCCGCGAGGTCGCCCTGAACGCCGGCGTCCCGGTCGTTCCGGGGACCCTGGAGCCGACCGACGATCCCGACGTGGCGGTCGCCTTCGGTGACGAACACGGCTACCCGGTCGCGGTGAAGGCCATGTTCGGCGGCGGCGGTCGCGGGATGAAGGTCGTCAAGGACGCTGCCTCGATGCGCGAGGCGCTGGAGGCCGCGCAGCGCGAGGCCCAGGCCGCCTTCGGCCGCGGCGAGTGCTACCTCGAGCGCTACCTCGAACGTCCTCGCCACGTGGAGTTCCAGGTCCTCGCCGACCTCGACGGGACCACCATCCACCTCGGCGAGCGGGACTGCTCGCTCCAGCGCCGCCACCAGAAGCTGGTCGAGGAGGCGCCGGCCCCCGGCCTGTCCGAGAGCGTGCGTCAGCGGATGGGTGAGGCGGCCGTGAAGGTCGCCAAGGAGATGGACTACGTCAACGCCGGCACGTGCGAGTTCCTGCTCGACAGCGACGGCGAGACGTTCTACTTCCTGGAGATGAACACCCGGCTGCAGGTCGAGCACCCCGTCACCGAGATGATCACCGGTGTCGACCTCGCGCAGGCCCAGCTCCGCATCGCCTCGGGCGAAGGGATGGGGCTGACCCAGGACGACGTGACCCTCACCGGTCACGCCATCGAGGTCCGGATCAACGCCGAGGAGCCAGCCCTGGGCTTCGTACCGACGCCGGGCCTGATCACCAAGCTCACCCCGCCGCAGGGCCCCTGGGTCCGCTTCGACACCGGGGCGGAGTCCGACTACGAGGTCCCGCGCGACTACGACTCGATGATCGCCAAGCTGATCGTGTGGGCCGACACCCGCGATGGTGCACGCCACCGCATGGCTCGCGCGCTCGACGAGCTGGTGCTCGAGGGGATCCCGACCACGGTGACCTTCCACCGCCTGGCGATGACCCACGAGCAGTTCGCCGCCGGCGATCACTCCACCGTGTCGGTCGAGACCGAGTGGGACCTGTCCTCGCTCGAGCCGCAGGGAGCCGCGGCGGCCGGCGACGGCACCGACGGCCCCTCACGCGAGGTCACCGTCGAGGTGGCAGGACGTCGCCTGGCGGTCAAGGTCTACGGCGAGCTCGCGGCGGTCGGCGGGGGCGGCGGCGGGAACGGCGCGAAGGCCGCCGGGGCTCGTCGCGGTCGCGGTTCGAAGGGTGGTGGCGCTGCGACAGCGGCGTCCACCGAGGACCTCGTGGCCCCGATGCAGGGCACCGTCGTCAAGTACGCCGTCGAAGAGGGCGCCACCGTCGCCGTCGGCGACCTCGTGTGCGTGCTCGAGGCGATGAAGATGGAGAACACCATCAACGCCCACCGCGCCGGGGTGGTGGGCGCCCTCGGTTTCGCCGCCGGGGACGTGGTCGAGTCCGGCGCCGTCCTGGCCCGCATCGAGGACGCCTGA
- a CDS encoding plastocyanin/azurin family copper-binding protein, which produces MPRARTLAAASALVLLAACSGGGGGDEAAAEPIVAEDGVVAITGTDRLQWSAEQITSETGELTFELTCEDAVNHNLVIDGEVIAECRPGQTGTGTVSLADGEHEFVCTIPGHDRTMRGTITVG; this is translated from the coding sequence ATGCCTCGCGCCCGCACGCTCGCTGCCGCCTCCGCCCTCGTGCTGCTCGCCGCCTGCTCCGGCGGCGGGGGTGGCGACGAAGCCGCCGCCGAGCCGATCGTCGCCGAGGACGGTGTGGTCGCGATCACCGGCACCGACCGGTTGCAGTGGAGCGCCGAGCAGATCACCTCCGAGACCGGCGAGCTCACCTTCGAGTTGACCTGCGAGGACGCGGTCAACCACAACCTCGTCATCGACGGCGAGGTCATCGCCGAGTGCCGTCCCGGTCAGACCGGCACCGGGACCGTCTCGCTGGCGGACGGTGAGCACGAGTTCGTCTGCACCATCCCCGGCCACGACCGCACCATGCGCGGGACCATCACGGTGGGTTGA